ACCTTTGGAACCATCTGTGATGGCGGCAAGCTCACAGGAAAGCAAAATTTCTTTCTTGGCATTGTCAAAATCACATTGATAGTATTCTGTGATTTCTTTGCGGTTTAGATGTACAGCATAGGGCTCAGCTCGTAGCGCGTATTTTAGTTGTGCGCCCGTACAGTCAAGCATGCTATTGATACCTGCTTTTTTTGCCGTCGTGATGAGTTCTGCGTAACCGTCTTCTGGGCTCCCTTTAGGCCATGAGCCAGACAAAACCATGAAATTAGCATCGGACAGACAGGATTCAATGTTGGCAAGAAAAGATTGATACTCTTCTGTGGTGATTTCTGGTCCTGTACCTAGTATTTCGGTATCATCAAATTTTCCAGCAGATTTGAACGTGTAGCAACTTCTCGACCATTGTTTTAGTTCAGGGCCTATGAAGCGAATATTTGGGTAGTATTCATTGCAGGTGTTTTTGATCCATTGACCGCTTTCCCCTCCCCAGAACCCTGCAATGGTGACGTTAAGTCCCAGTTCTGAAAGGGCCATGCCGACATGTAGACCTTTTCCTCCGGGGTATTTTTTTTCTTTTTTTATGCGATTTGGAAAGCCAATTTCGAATTGATCTACTGAGGCAAAGACGTCGATGGCCGGGTTGGGACAGACAACTAATATGCTTTTCTGTTTCATTTGTTTCCTTAGTTTAGTTTAACCCAAAGTTTTTTAAGTGCGAATCCACAGCCTGCAGCTACTGTCATCAGTAGGCTAGCAGTTAGATGACGCCCATATATGTATAGACCTGTTCCCATGAGGAATGAGTAGATGCCGACGGTGCCTACGATCATGGATAATATGCCAACAGGAACCTTCCATTTTTGTGGTTCTGCGGTGAGTACTAATCCTTCTTTTTTTGCTTTAGCAACGATACTTTTCCAGCCAGGCCCGCCTGGGTTTACTTGATTGATAAAGTTGACCAGAGTGGTCATGCTGGTAGGAGCGGAGATGAAGCTAACAGTGATCCAGGTCACGGTAGTGATACCGACTCCAAGCAGTAGTTGTACCCAGTCGGCCAAAGGGGCAAAACCTAAAGCTTCGTGAATGAGATTGAAATAAATGGCAACAAGGAAACTGACTAACATGGCGGACAATTCGCTAGCAGCATTGATTCGCCACCAAAACCACCTCAGTATAAAGATCAAGCCTGTGCCAGCACCGATTTGAAGTAAGATTTGAAATGCTCCTAGTGCATTGTCTAGCAAGAGTGCAAAAATCATGGTAAGGACCATAAGGACGACTGTGATGATTCTTCCGACATTTAGCATTTCTTTTTGA
The DNA window shown above is from Reichenbachiella sp. 5M10 and carries:
- a CDS encoding 1-phosphofructokinase family hexose kinase, whose product is MKQKSILVVCPNPAIDVFASVDQFEIGFPNRIKKEKKYPGGKGLHVGMALSELGLNVTIAGFWGGESGQWIKNTCNEYYPNIRFIGPELKQWSRSCYTFKSAGKFDDTEILGTGPEITTEEYQSFLANIESCLSDANFMVLSGSWPKGSPEDGYAELITTAKKAGINSMLDCTGAQLKYALRAEPYAVHLNRKEITEYYQCDFDNAKKEILLSCELAAITDGSKGLFLLTPSKSYHSLSKIDKVVSTIGAGDCLTAGVVAGISEGLDFQKIANLGAACGAANCMREELGMLYNSDVKTLYSDTSD